The Methanothrix soehngenii GP6 genome has a window encoding:
- a CDS encoding Na/Pi cotransporter family protein — translation MIWDLLIAVVPAVILFLYGIENFSEEVRHAAGERFRTILQNATKTSLRGALAGAAVTALVQSSTATTIIAVGLVNAGAISFLASLGLVIGANVGTTLTAQLVAFKLTAFAPLIVIAGFMLSLIRTPYRAYGKPVFYFGLVFYSLNLISSIVAPLQDDPEVLSLLSMTDDILIAIIIGFIITNLFQSSSVTTGLIVVMAQSGLINASQALPILLGANIGTSTTGLVVSLNMNTAAKRTATAQFLFNFLGVLLFLPFIDNFSLLIEDLGGTAAQQVANAHLIFNSTCAVIFLLAIKPFSRLIMHILPQKDGEIVFVTEHVTSRLPDDIPIAASLVEREIVHMLSICKDIFDNTLEVAEGNTDMCSRIAHLRDYIDYLRTQIMSAVINLTNRDISVEDAAHVAILARVTDLSALMAHQMTSMARSFEQMNEKKITLSPESLRGIEEMAALCRENTEQLIGVFPEMPEYIDKEMRSNDELLRQVLNWHYKTYLIQLVAKSSSGGIFSDILFSFERIGSIIRELRKTSKTMGIPASAVHMPDLIDPNNENGSEVSAEESGSEHQLT, via the coding sequence ATGATTTGGGATCTGCTTATTGCCGTTGTTCCGGCTGTGATTCTATTTCTTTACGGCATTGAGAACTTCTCCGAAGAGGTCCGGCATGCGGCCGGCGAACGCTTCCGCACGATTCTGCAAAATGCGACGAAGACCTCCTTGCGTGGCGCTCTCGCCGGGGCTGCGGTCACCGCTCTGGTCCAATCCAGCACTGCCACCACCATCATCGCCGTGGGCCTAGTGAACGCGGGAGCGATCTCCTTTCTGGCCTCCCTGGGCCTTGTCATCGGTGCCAATGTGGGCACAACCCTGACCGCGCAACTGGTCGCCTTCAAGCTGACCGCATTTGCCCCGTTGATCGTCATCGCCGGATTTATGCTGAGCCTGATTCGCACCCCTTATAGAGCCTATGGAAAGCCAGTATTCTACTTCGGCCTGGTGTTCTATAGCCTCAACCTGATCTCATCCATAGTTGCTCCCCTGCAGGATGATCCTGAGGTCCTCTCCCTGCTCTCCATGACGGACGATATCCTGATAGCAATTATCATTGGCTTTATCATCACCAATCTATTCCAATCCAGCTCGGTTACCACTGGGCTGATTGTGGTCATGGCCCAAAGCGGCTTGATCAATGCATCTCAGGCCCTGCCAATTCTGCTGGGAGCCAATATTGGCACTTCAACCACCGGACTGGTCGTATCCCTGAACATGAACACCGCTGCCAAGCGCACCGCCACTGCCCAGTTTCTCTTCAATTTCCTTGGAGTTCTGCTCTTTTTGCCCTTCATAGACAACTTCTCCCTGCTCATCGAGGACCTGGGAGGCACAGCTGCTCAACAGGTTGCCAATGCCCATCTCATATTCAATTCCACCTGTGCAGTCATCTTCCTGCTGGCCATTAAGCCCTTCAGCAGACTGATCATGCACATACTGCCCCAAAAGGATGGGGAGATAGTCTTCGTCACCGAGCACGTCACCTCCAGACTGCCGGACGACATCCCTATTGCGGCATCATTAGTGGAAAGAGAGATCGTGCATATGCTCAGCATCTGCAAGGATATCTTCGATAACACTCTAGAGGTCGCTGAGGGCAACACCGATATGTGCTCGAGAATTGCCCATTTGCGGGACTACATCGATTATCTGCGCACTCAGATCATGTCTGCTGTTATTAATCTGACCAATCGTGACATCTCAGTGGAAGATGCGGCTCATGTTGCCATTCTGGCAAGGGTTACCGATCTATCCGCTCTGATGGCCCATCAGATGACCTCCATGGCCAGGAGCTTCGAGCAGATGAACGAGAAGAAGATCACGCTCTCTCCTGAATCTCTCCGAGGAATCGAGGAGATGGCGGCCCTCTGCCGAGAGAATACCGAGCAGCTCATAGGCGTATTTCCCGAGATGCCGGAATATATCGACAAAGAGATGCGCTCCAATGACGAGCTGCTCCGCCAGGTGCTCAACTGGCACTATAAAACATATCTTATCCAACTGGTAGCAAAGAGCTCTTCTGGCGGCATATTCTCAGATATCCTCTTCTCCTTCGAGAGGATAGGATCAATCATAAGAGAGCTTAGGAAAACCTCAAAGACAATGGGAATTCCTGCCTCTGCCGTCCATATGCCTGATCTGATCGATCCCAATAATGAGAACGGCAGTGAAGTCAGCGCTGAAGAGAGCGGCTCGGAGCATCAGCTTACTTAA
- a CDS encoding sodium-dependent transporter yields the protein MERWSSRLVFVLAAIGSAVGIGNIWRFPMVVGQNGGGAYLIPYFLAVVCLAVPLMILEMAVGRHWRRNLVASFGRAGKRFEIVGWLICLIVLLILSYYLVIMGWTLAYLLFSLLGSTVTFSSFTSSLEPLAYFLISVLATGLIVSLGVNMGIERIVSIMIPFAFLILVALVLFCVSLPGFHPGMDFFIQPDYSMLRRPDVWSAAIGQAFFSLSVGMGILITYGAHLEDDMDIPQSALIITFSDLLAAMLAGIAIFSLVFTFGLEPAAGAELAFTTLPRAFELMPYGQIFSVAFFALLFSAALTSSISMMEMNVAAIMGQTKSSRKRASILLMILLVALGTPSALSYSSLDLRFFGSRILDLMDVSVGTIGLPIAALLVAITFRWLIDDDVLAGQVHLSERWLRTLSILTKYVIPAALLLITAAMIMEL from the coding sequence TTGGAGAGATGGTCTTCTCGCCTGGTCTTCGTCCTGGCCGCCATAGGCTCGGCGGTGGGCATAGGCAATATCTGGCGCTTCCCAATGGTTGTGGGACAGAATGGAGGCGGAGCCTATCTAATTCCTTATTTTTTGGCGGTAGTCTGCCTCGCTGTCCCCCTCATGATCCTGGAGATGGCGGTGGGAAGGCACTGGAGGAGAAATCTGGTCGCCTCCTTTGGCCGGGCCGGAAAACGGTTTGAGATCGTCGGCTGGCTGATCTGCCTGATCGTCCTCTTAATCCTGAGCTACTACCTGGTCATAATGGGCTGGACCCTGGCATATCTGCTCTTCTCTCTTCTGGGCTCTACAGTCACCTTCTCCTCCTTCACCTCATCGCTAGAGCCATTAGCATATTTCTTGATCTCAGTGCTGGCGACGGGATTGATTGTGAGCCTGGGGGTGAACATGGGAATTGAGAGGATCGTATCGATCATGATCCCGTTCGCATTTCTCATTTTAGTGGCTTTGGTCCTGTTCTGCGTCAGCCTCCCCGGATTTCATCCCGGCATGGACTTTTTTATCCAGCCGGATTATTCCATGCTCCGCCGTCCTGATGTATGGAGCGCGGCTATTGGCCAGGCATTCTTCTCCCTGTCAGTGGGCATGGGCATTCTCATCACCTATGGCGCCCACCTGGAGGACGATATGGATATACCACAGTCAGCATTGATCATCACCTTCTCCGATCTTCTGGCCGCTATGCTGGCGGGGATAGCCATCTTCTCTTTGGTCTTCACCTTCGGCCTGGAGCCTGCCGCAGGTGCAGAGCTTGCCTTCACCACCTTGCCCAGAGCATTTGAGCTGATGCCTTACGGCCAAATATTCTCCGTGGCCTTCTTTGCTCTCCTGTTCTCCGCCGCCCTCACCTCGTCGATATCCATGATGGAGATGAATGTGGCTGCCATCATGGGCCAAACCAAATCGAGCAGAAAGAGAGCGAGCATCCTTCTGATGATCCTCCTCGTAGCCCTAGGTACCCCCTCCGCTCTGAGCTACAGCTCCCTGGATCTGAGATTTTTTGGATCAAGGATCCTGGATCTGATGGATGTAAGCGTGGGGACAATTGGACTTCCCATTGCCGCACTTCTGGTGGCGATAACCTTCCGATGGCTGATAGATGATGATGTATTGGCCGGCCAGGTACATCTCTCGGAGAGATGGCTCAGAACTCTTAGCATCCTCACAAAGTATGTGATACCAGCTGCCTTGCTGCTGATAACCGCGGCAATGATAATGGAGCTTTAA
- a CDS encoding universal stress protein, with product MFQRILIPTDFSRYSQNLLECIAELPGEKTVVLLHVIQRKAVERVWDPTAEVAEAKEKIEEQKRYLEALRIEVKTRVETIMEGSIAKTIQRVADEENATLIMVGARGRGRISGLLLGSVSRDVLRYGQTDLLIMRYKVLEGDNLGRFCRSLFTKVICPTDFSDPAKDAILLVKGMKETSEIGLVYVVSSGESDEQIDAAVRVAGSKLNSIVKEIDRPGLKVTTHVKVGDAPHEISSLADNEDASLIAMSSHGAGWLEQMVVGSTTYDTARIANRPVLIVRTEKRA from the coding sequence ATGTTTCAGAGAATTCTCATTCCAACCGATTTTTCCAGGTATTCGCAGAACTTGCTTGAGTGCATAGCCGAGCTTCCCGGTGAGAAGACTGTGGTGCTCTTGCATGTGATTCAAAGAAAGGCCGTGGAGCGGGTATGGGATCCGACAGCCGAGGTCGCAGAGGCCAAAGAAAAGATCGAAGAGCAGAAGCGCTACCTTGAAGCCCTCAGGATCGAGGTCAAGACCAGGGTGGAGACGATAATGGAGGGAAGTATAGCAAAGACCATCCAGAGGGTAGCAGATGAGGAGAATGCTACGCTGATAATGGTTGGGGCGCGGGGAAGGGGGCGGATAAGCGGCCTACTTCTTGGGAGCGTCTCCCGCGATGTTCTGCGCTATGGGCAAACCGATCTTCTGATAATGCGATACAAGGTTTTAGAGGGAGATAACCTGGGCCGGTTCTGCAGGAGCCTCTTTACCAAGGTCATTTGCCCCACGGACTTCTCAGATCCCGCAAAGGATGCGATACTCCTCGTCAAAGGAATGAAAGAGACAAGCGAGATCGGGCTGGTGTATGTCGTATCCAGCGGCGAGAGCGACGAGCAGATAGATGCTGCTGTGCGGGTGGCTGGCAGCAAGCTCAACTCCATCGTCAAGGAGATTGATAGGCCTGGGCTGAAGGTTACGACCCATGTCAAGGTGGGAGATGCGCCGCATGAGATCAGCTCATTGGCAGACAACGAGGATGCATCATTGATTGCCATGAGCTCACACGGAGCCGGCTGGCTGGAGCAGATGGTTGTCGGCAGCACGACCTATGACACCGCCAGGATCGCCAACCGCCCGGTTCTGATCGTGAGAACAGAAAAGAGGGCCTGA
- the pyrB gene encoding aspartate carbamoyltransferase — protein sequence MFRKRHVLSMREFSKEEIDSVLDLAQSLEPLARGKKSSMLAGKILALLFFEPSTRTRMSFETAMKRLGGSVINLGPAEGSSISKGESLADTVRVIGGYADALVIRHPKEGSARLASQFSPVPVLNAGDGAGHHPTQTLLDLYTIRKESRLENLHVALVGDLKYGRTVHSLAYALSLYGADITLVSPPTLRMPDPIKADLSSKGTIVRETADLGEVIDNVDVLYMTRIQRERFPDPVEYQKVASSYRITPESLAGSQQNLIIMHPLPRVDEISPSVDDSSHARYFQQSFYGVPVRMALLKMLLEGDQVD from the coding sequence ATGTTTAGGAAGAGGCATGTGCTCAGCATGCGAGAGTTTTCCAAAGAGGAGATCGATTCCGTTCTGGACCTTGCCCAGTCTCTGGAGCCCTTGGCTCGAGGCAAGAAGAGCAGTATGCTCGCGGGCAAGATTCTGGCTCTCCTCTTCTTCGAGCCCTCAACCAGAACCCGAATGTCCTTTGAGACGGCGATGAAGCGACTGGGAGGAAGCGTGATCAACCTGGGTCCAGCGGAAGGCAGCTCCATCTCCAAGGGTGAATCGCTGGCAGATACGGTTCGGGTGATAGGTGGTTATGCCGATGCCCTGGTCATCCGCCATCCCAAGGAGGGGTCAGCCCGCCTGGCTTCCCAGTTCTCGCCCGTGCCGGTGCTCAATGCCGGTGATGGAGCAGGTCACCATCCCACCCAAACCCTGCTGGACCTGTATACCATCAGAAAGGAGAGCCGCCTGGAGAATTTGCATGTCGCCCTGGTAGGCGATCTGAAGTACGGCCGCACCGTCCACTCCCTGGCCTATGCCCTCTCCCTTTATGGAGCAGATATCACCCTGGTCTCCCCGCCCACCCTGAGGATGCCCGATCCCATCAAGGCCGACTTATCGAGCAAAGGCACCATTGTGCGCGAGACAGCCGACCTGGGCGAGGTGATAGACAATGTGGATGTGCTCTATATGACCCGCATCCAGAGGGAGAGATTCCCTGACCCGGTGGAGTACCAGAAGGTGGCAAGCAGCTACCGGATTACCCCTGAATCTCTGGCCGGCTCACAGCAGAATCTGATCATCATGCATCCCCTTCCCAGGGTGGATGAGATCTCACCTTCTGTCGACGACAGCTCTCATGCTCGCTATTTCCAGCAGTCCTTTTATGGGGTTCCGGTGAGAATGGCTCTATTGAAGATGCTCCTAGAGGGTGATCAGGTTGACTGA
- the pyrI gene encoding aspartate carbamoyltransferase regulatory subunit, with translation MTDKNNEKIDKNKEEPGGLRVKPINNGTVIDHIAGGQALNVLKILGISGTTGATVSVVMNVESKKLGKKDIVKVEDRELREEELNRIALIAPAASINIIRNCRVIEKRPVDLPDEIVGVVRCQNPNCISNTHEPIKSRMLVKVKNPVLLRCLYCEQPLANGIAEYLI, from the coding sequence ATGACAGATAAAAATAACGAAAAAATCGATAAAAATAAAGAAGAGCCCGGAGGGCTCCGGGTCAAGCCCATCAATAATGGAACGGTCATCGATCACATTGCCGGTGGTCAGGCGCTGAACGTCCTCAAGATCCTGGGCATATCCGGTACCACAGGAGCTACTGTTTCCGTGGTGATGAATGTGGAGAGCAAGAAGCTGGGCAAGAAGGATATAGTCAAGGTCGAGGACCGGGAGCTGCGAGAGGAGGAGCTGAACCGGATCGCACTGATAGCTCCTGCTGCCTCCATCAATATCATTCGTAACTGCAGGGTGATAGAGAAGCGACCGGTGGACCTGCCCGATGAGATCGTGGGCGTGGTGCGCTGCCAGAATCCCAACTGCATATCCAATACTCATGAGCCGATAAAATCCCGAATGCTGGTCAAAGTAAAAAATCCGGTATTGCTCCGCTGCCTTTACTGCGAGCAGCCCCTTGCAAATGGGATTGCAGAATACTTGATCTAG
- a CDS encoding FKBP-type peptidyl-prolyl cis-trans isomerase, translated as MTVKNGDFIRIDYTEFVDGQAIATTVKDLAEEKGIFSEEIQYGPHLVVVGAGQLVKGFESDLVGKEIGYSGRVEMDPENAFGLHDPKNIELVPLNRFKEERPVPGMRVGMDNRTGTVTRVIGRKVSIDFNHPLAGKTVVYEYTIRETVEDQTERLKALIKTFGRVDLEAEIKDEVAVITVPWELNYYKEWVMIRRGLAEMIIQHLGMKEVHYIEKHTGEKVRAELISPPGKESGSEGPQDMESKTAEESSVSGDAAV; from the coding sequence ATGACGGTTAAAAATGGCGATTTCATCAGAATTGACTATACAGAGTTCGTTGATGGCCAGGCAATAGCCACCACCGTTAAGGATCTGGCAGAGGAAAAGGGAATTTTCAGCGAGGAGATCCAGTACGGCCCACATCTGGTGGTGGTGGGAGCAGGCCAGCTGGTAAAAGGCTTTGAGAGCGATCTGGTCGGAAAAGAGATAGGCTACTCTGGAAGGGTGGAAATGGATCCCGAGAATGCCTTCGGCCTGCATGATCCCAAAAATATAGAACTAGTGCCGTTGAACAGGTTCAAGGAAGAAAGGCCAGTTCCCGGAATGCGGGTGGGCATGGATAACCGGACGGGTACGGTTACCAGGGTGATCGGCAGAAAAGTGAGCATAGACTTCAACCATCCTCTGGCAGGAAAGACTGTAGTCTACGAGTACACCATAAGGGAAACGGTTGAGGATCAGACCGAGAGGCTGAAAGCCCTTATCAAGACCTTTGGCCGGGTGGATCTTGAAGCGGAGATAAAGGATGAGGTAGCGGTGATCACCGTACCCTGGGAGCTGAACTATTATAAGGAATGGGTTATGATCCGCCGCGGTCTGGCTGAGATGATAATCCAGCATCTGGGCATGAAAGAGGTGCACTATATCGAGAAGCACACGGGAGAGAAGGTCCGGGCTGAGCTCATATCCCCTCCAGGAAAAGAGAGCGGATCTGAGGGGCCCCAGGATATGGAATCAAAGACAGCAGAGGAGAGTTCGGTCTCTGGTGATGCGGCGGTCTAA